Proteins co-encoded in one Hippocampus zosterae strain Florida unplaced genomic scaffold, ASM2543408v3 HiC_scaffold_193, whole genome shotgun sequence genomic window:
- the LOC127594535 gene encoding LOW QUALITY PROTEIN: serine/threonine-protein kinase Nek5-like (The sequence of the model RefSeq protein was modified relative to this genomic sequence to represent the inferred CDS: deleted 1 base in 1 codon; substituted 1 base at 1 genomic stop codon), which translates to MENNYEKLKVLGEGAYGKAYLATRKDSRQPYVIKQIDLNYLSDRDREETMREARILEALNHPNIIKFKESYKTRSNKLHIVMEYADGGDLHRRILSSKGAHFPEETILRWFTQLCIAIKHIHERRIIHRDLKAQNIFLTKEGIVKVGDFGIARQLISSLEKIRTKVGTPYYISPXICSSQDYSSKTDIWSLGVLLYEMCALKPPFDAKSLPALAIKISRGEYAPVPSLYSKEMKKLIADILIVDPTARPSIEQILKMPIVNVRLKELYDQSDRSKPTRGEKSDRPFSAIQHPCSQMSLAGLSPQSQTPTGSKNVEINVRRKVRDDRHKHKDKEKSDRTERVKRLDKRDISEPVLSIMGTKIEKSIHVERKKPRKECAEEQWLEEVHEDL; encoded by the exons ATGGAAAATAACTACGAGAAGTTGAAAGTGCTGGGAGAAGGGGCCTACGGGAAGGCCTACCTGGCCACTCGCAAGGACTCTCGGCAGCCCTACGTGATAAAGCAGATTGACCTGAACTACCTGTCCGACCGGGACCGGGAGGAGACGATGCGGGAGGCGCGCATCCTCGAGGCCCTCAACCACCCCAACATCATCAAGTTCAAGGAGTCCTACAAGACCCGCTCCAACAAGCTGCACATCGTCATGGAGTACGCCGATGGCGGGGATTTGCACCGTCGAATCCTCAGCTCCAAGGGGGCGCACTTTCCTGAGGAGACGATCCTCCGATGGTTCACGCAGCTATGCATCGCTATCAAACATATCCACGAGAGGCGCATCATCCACCGCGACCTCAAGGCCCAGAACATCTTCCTGACCAAGGAGGGCATCGTGAAGGTGGGCGACTTTGGGATCGCGCGGCAATTGATTTCGTCTCTCGAGAAGATCCGCACTAAGGTCGGGACTCCATATTACATATCTCCGTAAATCTGCTCCTCGCAGGACTATTCTTCAAAGACGGACATTTGGTCGTTGGGAGTGCTGCTCTACGAGATGTGTGCGCTGAAA CCCCCCTTCGACGCGAAGTCCTTGCCTGCGCTGGCGATCAAGATCAGCAGGGGCGAGTACGCTCCCGTCCCTTCCCTCTACTCCAAGGAAATGAAAAAGCTTATCGCTGACATTCTCATCGTGGACCCAACCGCCAGGCCCTCCATCGAGCAGATCCTTAAAATGCCCATCGTCAACGTGCGACTGAAGGAACTTTACGACCAGTCGGACCGCAGCAAGCCCACCAGGGGAGAGAAGTCGGACCGGCCCTTTTCCGCGATCCAGCACCCCTGCAGTCAGATGAGCCTGGCTGGCCTGAGCCCCCAGTCACAGACACCTACGGGTTCCAAAAACGTCGAGATCAATGTGCGAAGAAAGGTGCGGGATGACAGgcacaaacacaaagacaagGAGAAATCAGACAGGACTGAGCGAGTCAAGAGACTTGACAAGCGAGACATCTCCGAGCCCGTCCTGAGCATCATGGGCACCAAGATCGAGAAGTCCATCCACGTCGAGAGGAAGAAGCCCCGCAAGGAGTGTGCAGAAGAGCAGTGGCTGGAGGAGGTGCACGAGGACCTCTAG
- the LOC127594534 gene encoding uncharacterized protein LOC127594534, with protein sequence MMKVNIRDECVDKFEQLKMGKEFSYLVLNISEEEEIVPCSLVRRVHGAPGASYEEFTAKMPEDDLRYGIFDLNFDSKDGMHMSKIIFILWSPEGTKPKRRMLFASSKDLFNKHLVGIAKDIQAVTHADLDREEIIRGLGH encoded by the coding sequence ATGATGAAGGTCAACATCCGGGACGAGTGCGTCGACAAGTTCGAACAACTCAAGATGGGCAAGGAGTTCTCCTACCTCGTCCTCAACATCAGCGAGGAGGAGGAAATCGTCCCCTGCTCACTAGTTCGTCGAGTCCACGGGGCTCCCGGCGCCTCCTACGAGGAGTTCACCGCCAAGATGCCCGAGGACGACCTGCGCTACGGGATTTTCGACCTGAACTTCGACAGCAAGGACGGGATGCACATGAGCAAGATCATCTTCATCCTGTGGTCCCCGGAAGGCACCAAGCCGAAGCGGAGGATGCTGTTCGCCTCGAGCAAGGACCTGTTCAACAAGCACCTGGTCGGCATCGCCAAGGACATCCAGGCGGTCACTCACGCAGACCTGGATCGGGAAGAGATCATCCGCGGGCTGGGCCATTGA
- the LOC127594532 gene encoding EEF1A lysine methyltransferase 1-like, with protein sequence MKNPFLVKHKEKAEFNQYWYSAKTIAFLAEQALASPGEVCFLSCPSVYGSVKGPDRDRCFLFDKVAGNNYFPYDFNRAEDIPVHFKARFSFILIDPPFITREVWQAYARTVRMIGAKDARVLCSTIDENADLLRELLGVERATFRPLIPNLVYQYSFFANFTNEALETVNEEIGF encoded by the exons ATGAAGAATCCCTTTTTGGTCAAGCACAAGGAAAAGGCCGAGTTCAACCAGTACTGGTACTCGGCCAAGACCATCGCCTTCCTGGCGGAGCAGGCCCTCGCTTCGCCCGGGGAGGTGTGCTTCCTCTCCTGCCCCTCCGTCTACGGCTCCGTGAAGGGGCCCGACCGTGATCGCTGCTTCCTCTTCGAC AAGGTGGCCGGGAACAACTACTTTCCCTACGACTTTAATCGGGCAGAGGACATCCCCGTGCACTTCAAAGCCCGCTTCTCCTTCATTCTGATCGATCCTCCCTTCATCACCCGAGAGGTCTGGCAGGCCTACGCCCGCACCGTGCGGATGATCGGCGCCAAAGACGCCCGGGTGCTCTGCTCGACCATCGACGAGAACGCAGACCTGCTGCGTGAGCTGCTGGGGGTGGAGAGGGCCACCTTCAGACCGCTGATCCCAAACCTGGTCTACCAGTACTCTTTCTTCGCGAACTTCACGAATGAGGCCCTCGAGACTGTCAACGAGGAAATCGGGTTCTGA
- the LOC127594533 gene encoding uncharacterized protein LOC127594533 produces MVVVVVFKVEDYCSYVKLLEFSGKEGAIAPNELTRSKSKRKGHFKALKVGRVEVMRVLKVDKVRGFIDLSKKSVYPKDEQQAKDNYAKVRLVNSMLVGVVEATKCDIGLLYEKIIWPLHRKGVSPIDFFKHHQDELDLIKEVPPELIARLKVEIDRRLKIIKEALSEGEKHQVDDLSVRYTIQGSPVYLASVETIKEKAGKEVMREANERVREVILKYGGSFKVKEEPKALGSRKDDDGKIEEEDEESESSDGEDSGMGSADEDDLA; encoded by the exons ATGGTGGTCGTGGTGGTCTTCAAGGTCGAGGACTACTGCTCCTACGTCAAGCTGCTCGAGTTCTCGGGCAAGGAGGGCGCCATCGCCCCCAACGAGCTCACCCGCTCCAAGTCCAAGCGCAAGGGCCACTTCAAGGCCCTCAAGGTGGGCCGCGTCGAGGTCATGCGGGTCCTCAAGGTCGACAAGGTGCGCGGCTTCATCGACCTCTCCAAGAAGTCGGTCTACCCGAAGGACGAGCAGCAGGCCAAGGACAACTACGCGAAGGTGCGGCTGGTAAACTCGATGCTGGTGGGGGTGGTCGAGGCCACCAAGTGCGACATCGGCCTGCTGTACGAAAAGATCATTTGGCCCCTCCACCGCAAGGGGGTCAGCCCCATCGACTTCTTCAAGCACCACCAGGATGAGCTGGACCTCATCAAGGAAGTGCCCCCTGAGCTCATCGCCCGGCTGAAGGTGGAGATCGACCGGCGGCTCAAG ATCATCAAGGAGGCACTGTCCGAGGGCGAGAAGCACCAGGTCGACGACCTCTCGGTGCGCTACACCATCCAGGGCTCACCGGTCTACCTGGCCTCGGTGGAGACCATCAAGGAAAAAGCAGGCAAGGAGGTTATGCGGGAGGCCAACGAGCGGGTGCGGGAGGTGATTCTGAAGTACGGCGGCAGCTTCAAGGTCAAGGAGGAACCCAAAGCGCTGGGCAGCCGCAAGGACGACGACGGGAAGATCGAGGAAGAGGACGAAGAGTCTGAATCCAGCGACGGAGAGGACTCGGGCATGGGCAGTGCTGACGAGGATGACTTGGCATGA